A stretch of Solenopsis invicta isolate M01_SB chromosome 9, UNIL_Sinv_3.0, whole genome shotgun sequence DNA encodes these proteins:
- the LOC105201600 gene encoding uncharacterized protein LOC105201600: MLRHILRPIVRNFKNGTRSASSHAAVDVKLPTINDIPQPCGPWKEHYDARQKVYNAQLIAGLAVLISTITYIKMSGVIFFNFNPPEEPAENK; this comes from the exons ATGCTTAGACATATATTGCGGCCGATCGTTCGCAACTTTAAAAACG gcACTCGTTCCGCCAGCTCACATGCAGCAGTGGATGTTAAATTGCCGACAATAAATGACATACCTCAACCATGCGGGCCATGGAAAGAACACTATGACGCAAGACAAAAGGTTTACAATGCCCAGTTAATCGCAGGACTTGCTGTCCTAATTAGCACTATAACTTAT ataaaaatgtCAGGCGTTATTTTCTTTAACTTCAACCCACCCGAGGAGCCTGCTGAAAACAAATAA
- the LOC105201599 gene encoding GTP-binding protein Rheb homolog isoform X1, with product MPPKQRKIAIMGYRSVGKSSLSIQFVEGQFVDSYDPTIENTFTKNTRVNSQDYEIKLVDTAGQDEYSIFPTQYSMDIHGYVLVYSITSAKSFEIVQIIYEKLLDITGKLHVPIVLVGNKTDLYVDRMITTEQGKRLASSWNAAFLETSAKQNEVYMQSVADIFHTLLKEIEKANGNVQEKQSCIIC from the exons ATGCCACCCAAGCAGAGGAAAATAGCTATTATGGGCTATAGATCTGTAG gTAAATCATCCCTTAGTATACAGTTCGTCGAGGGACAATTTGTAGATTCGTATGATCCTACAATAGAAAATA CATTCACAAAAAATACACGAGTAAATAGTCAAGATTATGAAATCAAGTTAGTAGATACAGCTGGTCAGGATGAATATAGTATATTTCCTACTCAGTATTCGATGGATATCCATGGCTACGTTCTGGTATACAGCATAACCAgtgcaaaaagttttgagattgtacaaattatttatgaaaaattactcGACATCACTGGAAAGCTCCA tgtccCAATTGTATTAGTAGGCAATAAAACTGACCTATACGTTGATCGTATGATCACGACAGAGCAGGGAAAGCGCTTAGCGAGTTCCTGGAACGCAGCATTCCTAGAAACCAGTGCAAAACAAAATGAGGTATATATGCAG TCTGTTGCAGATATTTTTCACACACTACTGAAGGAAATCGAAAAGGCCAATGGAAATGTACAAGAAAAGCAGAGTTGCATTATTTGTTGA
- the LOC105201599 gene encoding GTP-binding protein Rheb homolog isoform X2 yields the protein MPPKQRKIAIMGYRSVGKSSLSIQFVEGQFVDSYDPTIENTFTKNTRVNSQDYEIKLVDTAGQDEYSIFPTQYSMDIHGYVLVYSITSAKSFEIVQIIYEKLLDITGKLHVPIVLVGNKTDLYVDRMITTEQGKRLASSWNAAFLETSAKQNESVADIFHTLLKEIEKANGNVQEKQSCIIC from the exons ATGCCACCCAAGCAGAGGAAAATAGCTATTATGGGCTATAGATCTGTAG gTAAATCATCCCTTAGTATACAGTTCGTCGAGGGACAATTTGTAGATTCGTATGATCCTACAATAGAAAATA CATTCACAAAAAATACACGAGTAAATAGTCAAGATTATGAAATCAAGTTAGTAGATACAGCTGGTCAGGATGAATATAGTATATTTCCTACTCAGTATTCGATGGATATCCATGGCTACGTTCTGGTATACAGCATAACCAgtgcaaaaagttttgagattgtacaaattatttatgaaaaattactcGACATCACTGGAAAGCTCCA tgtccCAATTGTATTAGTAGGCAATAAAACTGACCTATACGTTGATCGTATGATCACGACAGAGCAGGGAAAGCGCTTAGCGAGTTCCTGGAACGCAGCATTCCTAGAAACCAGTGCAAAACAAAATGAG TCTGTTGCAGATATTTTTCACACACTACTGAAGGAAATCGAAAAGGCCAATGGAAATGTACAAGAAAAGCAGAGTTGCATTATTTGTTGA